A window of Ruania suaedae contains these coding sequences:
- a CDS encoding 1-acyl-sn-glycerol-3-phosphate acyltransferase: protein MLRRLLARVFWLLSRWRLDSLPRPDRPSLLIGAPHTSNWDFAFMLAIAWRLGIPIRWLGKASLFRGWKGPIMRALGGIPVDRSDPSRVVAEVVQRLTSGEVFSLVVTPDGTRKGQTHWKSGFYRIARETGMPVTLGFMDRTTMTSGLGETFHLTGDVSADMDRIRAFYADKSGFHPQHRVEPRLREESQEY from the coding sequence GTGCTCCGGCGACTGCTTGCCCGCGTCTTCTGGTTGCTCAGCCGATGGCGGCTGGACTCCCTGCCCAGGCCCGATCGGCCGAGTCTGCTGATCGGTGCGCCGCACACCTCCAACTGGGACTTCGCGTTCATGCTCGCGATCGCCTGGCGGCTGGGCATCCCGATCCGATGGCTGGGCAAGGCAAGCCTGTTCCGCGGGTGGAAAGGGCCGATCATGCGGGCGCTCGGCGGGATTCCGGTGGACCGTTCCGACCCGAGCCGGGTGGTGGCCGAGGTGGTGCAGCGCCTCACCTCGGGCGAGGTGTTCAGTCTCGTCGTCACGCCCGACGGCACCCGCAAGGGGCAGACCCATTGGAAGTCGGGCTTCTACCGGATCGCCCGCGAGACCGGCATGCCGGTCACCCTCGGTTTCATGGATCGCACCACGATGACCTCAGGCCTCGGCGAGACGTTCCACCTCACCGGTGACGTCTCCGCCGATATGGACCGCATCCGTGCCTTCTACGCCGACAAGTCGGGCTTCCACCCGCAGCATCGCGTGGAGCCGCGGCTGCGGGAGGAGAGCCAGGAGTACTGA
- the arfB gene encoding alternative ribosome rescue aminoacyl-tRNA hydrolase ArfB: MPEAEVVEQFSRSSGPGGQGVNTTDSRVQLSVDLSTTSALDETQRARVLAHLAPRLTGTVLTIDASEYRSQHRNRAAARERLAAVLREAVTPPVVRRPTRRTRGSQRRRLEAKRQRGQTKQTRRRPGME, from the coding sequence GTGCCGGAGGCAGAAGTGGTCGAGCAGTTCTCCCGGTCCTCCGGTCCGGGCGGCCAGGGCGTGAACACGACTGATTCGCGGGTTCAGCTCAGCGTGGACCTCTCGACCACGAGCGCCCTGGACGAGACGCAGCGCGCGCGGGTGCTGGCGCATCTGGCGCCTCGGCTGACCGGGACGGTGCTGACGATCGACGCCTCCGAGTACCGGTCACAGCACCGCAACCGCGCCGCCGCCCGGGAGCGGCTGGCGGCGGTGCTGCGCGAGGCGGTGACGCCACCGGTGGTACGCCGGCCCACCCGACGCACGCGTGGTTCCCAGCGCCGTCGGCTGGAGGCGAAGCGGCAGCGCGGGCAGACCAAGCAGACCCGGCGCCGGCCCGGGATGGAGTAG
- a CDS encoding biopolymer transporter Tol has translation MAEKTVERSEDGRWIVVGGRRWRAEDPALDPGVAGQLRSHLGRARSAVRTATDDETRRSARDRVQLAKEGLGERGTAWWELPAADRARRASERLSRLDELAPSISPDPEPPSQAGRTG, from the coding sequence ATGGCTGAGAAGACGGTGGAGCGGAGTGAGGACGGGCGATGGATCGTCGTCGGGGGGCGGCGGTGGCGTGCCGAGGATCCGGCGTTGGACCCGGGGGTGGCCGGGCAGCTGCGCTCCCATCTCGGACGTGCACGGTCGGCGGTGCGCACAGCCACCGACGACGAGACTCGACGTTCAGCGCGTGACCGGGTCCAGCTCGCCAAGGAAGGGCTCGGTGAGCGCGGTACCGCCTGGTGGGAGCTGCCCGCGGCCGACCGGGCCCGGCGCGCGAGCGAGCGCCTCTCACGGCTCGACGAGCTCGCGCCGTCGATCAGCCCCGATCCGGAACCGCCGTCTCAGGCAGGCCGAACCGGCTGA
- a CDS encoding sigma-70 family RNA polymerase sigma factor, whose amino-acid sequence MTLGVDDFNGRIRPYRPELLAHCYRMLASIHDAEDAVQETFLRAWRGYGTFEGRSSIRTWLYRIATNSCLRALENRGRRALPAGLGGPCADPAAHLAEWPELPWMEPIPDTLLGGHLGAAADPLATVTRRHSVRLAFIAALQHLAPRQRAVLVLRDVLAFSAADVAAMLETTPAAVNSLLQRARSQIAHARPTETDVQELSPGRERDLLDRFVSAMHAHDIPGLVAVLTEDAVYEMPPFPSWFRGAEVIGRMVDAQSPAEGPGDHLLVPTAANGQPAFGLYMPDEDGVHRAFNLQVLTLAPTGISHVVAFFDARLFSRFGLPETAVPDRG is encoded by the coding sequence ATGACGCTGGGGGTTGACGACTTCAACGGTCGGATCAGGCCGTACCGTCCAGAGCTGCTGGCTCACTGCTATCGGATGCTGGCATCGATCCACGACGCCGAGGACGCCGTCCAGGAGACATTCCTGCGCGCCTGGCGCGGATACGGCACCTTCGAAGGCCGCTCCTCGATCAGGACCTGGCTGTACCGGATCGCGACCAACTCCTGCCTGCGCGCACTGGAGAACCGCGGCCGCCGAGCCCTACCGGCCGGGTTGGGCGGCCCCTGTGCGGACCCGGCCGCGCACCTGGCCGAGTGGCCCGAGCTGCCCTGGATGGAGCCGATTCCGGACACCCTCCTCGGCGGCCACCTCGGCGCCGCCGCGGACCCGCTCGCCACGGTCACCCGCCGCCACAGTGTGAGGTTGGCGTTCATCGCCGCCCTGCAGCACCTGGCGCCGCGCCAACGCGCGGTCCTCGTGCTGCGCGATGTCCTGGCTTTCAGCGCCGCCGACGTGGCCGCGATGCTCGAGACGACACCGGCCGCGGTCAACAGTCTGCTCCAGCGTGCGCGGTCCCAGATCGCTCACGCCCGGCCCACCGAGACCGATGTCCAGGAGCTGAGCCCGGGGAGGGAGCGTGACCTGCTGGACCGCTTCGTGTCGGCCATGCACGCCCACGACATCCCCGGGCTCGTGGCCGTGCTGACCGAGGACGCTGTCTACGAGATGCCACCGTTCCCCTCGTGGTTCCGCGGGGCCGAGGTCATCGGTCGGATGGTCGATGCGCAAAGCCCTGCAGAGGGCCCCGGCGACCATCTCCTCGTGCCCACTGCGGCCAATGGTCAGCCGGCCTTCGGCCTCTACATGCCCGATGAGGACGGCGTGCACCGGGCGTTCAATCTGCAGGTGCTCACCCTCGCCCCGACGGGGATCAGCCACGTCGTCGCCTTCTTCGACGCGCGACTGTTCAGCCGGTTCGGCCTGCCTGAGACGGCGGTTCCGGATCGGGGCTGA
- a CDS encoding MFS transporter — protein MTTEYQSAATPRRWWVLAVVCMAMFMGVLDSTSVYAALPVIAIDLGFAPAEVQWVITAYGVAIGGLLLLGGRLADHLGRRRMFTIAVGVFAAASLACGFSPSPEVLIAARVAQGVGAAVMTPAGMSVLMQVFPDGPDRNKALGIWGGLGGAGATVGLLLGGVLTDWAGWAWIFFSNVPVCLIVVALCPVLLPESTRSTQRLDVPGALAATAALVLALLALFHITAHGISPFALMLCAGASVAAALFVVIELRSSAPLVPMRIFSSRTLVGGNLVIVIAGIAVDGLLIVVTLYAQQVLGFSALHFGLAMAIMTVTSVLGVVAGQHLVTRTGFRLVASWGMILLMTACLLLSRLSVDGTLVEDLLAGLVVFGAGMGAAFVAGQIAALTGVAEHDSGVAAGLAETGFAVGTTMGAGLASAIVIGVATRASTGAPSASELTGGLAAALVVLAALAAVGALCAAVLLRTSRAATSRSVTLS, from the coding sequence GTGTATGCGGCGTTACCCGTCATCGCGATCGACCTGGGGTTTGCGCCCGCGGAGGTTCAGTGGGTGATCACCGCCTACGGGGTGGCGATCGGTGGACTGCTGCTCCTGGGCGGGCGGTTGGCCGACCACCTGGGCCGCCGACGCATGTTCACGATCGCCGTGGGAGTGTTCGCTGCCGCCTCGTTGGCATGCGGCTTCTCCCCGTCGCCGGAGGTGCTGATCGCCGCGCGGGTGGCTCAAGGCGTGGGTGCGGCGGTGATGACGCCCGCAGGGATGTCGGTCCTGATGCAGGTCTTTCCGGACGGCCCGGACCGCAACAAGGCCCTGGGAATCTGGGGCGGCCTCGGAGGGGCCGGGGCTACCGTCGGGCTGCTGCTGGGAGGTGTGCTCACCGACTGGGCGGGTTGGGCCTGGATCTTCTTCAGCAACGTCCCCGTGTGCCTGATCGTGGTGGCGCTGTGCCCGGTCCTGCTGCCTGAGAGCACGCGCAGCACACAGCGGCTCGACGTGCCGGGAGCGCTCGCGGCAACCGCCGCCCTGGTGCTGGCCCTCCTGGCCCTGTTCCACATCACAGCGCACGGGATCAGCCCTTTCGCGCTGATGCTCTGCGCCGGGGCGTCGGTGGCCGCAGCACTGTTCGTCGTCATCGAACTACGCAGTTCGGCACCGTTGGTGCCCATGCGGATCTTCAGCTCGCGCACCCTCGTCGGAGGCAACCTGGTCATCGTCATCGCCGGCATTGCGGTCGACGGGCTGCTGATCGTGGTGACGCTGTACGCCCAGCAGGTGCTGGGCTTCTCGGCACTGCACTTCGGCCTGGCGATGGCGATCATGACCGTCACCTCGGTCCTCGGGGTGGTCGCCGGACAGCATCTGGTCACGCGGACAGGGTTCCGACTCGTCGCCTCGTGGGGAATGATCCTGTTGATGACCGCCTGCCTGTTGCTGAGTCGGCTGTCCGTCGACGGCACCCTCGTCGAGGATCTACTCGCGGGGCTGGTCGTGTTCGGTGCGGGCATGGGGGCCGCGTTCGTCGCCGGCCAGATCGCGGCACTGACGGGTGTGGCCGAGCACGATTCGGGCGTGGCGGCAGGGCTCGCGGAGACCGGCTTCGCGGTGGGGACCACGATGGGGGCAGGGCTTGCCTCGGCCATCGTGATCGGCGTCGCGACGCGCGCGAGCACGGGGGCGCCGTCGGCGTCGGAGCTGACCGGAGGGCTCGCAGCCGCCCTCGTCGTCCTCGCCGCGCTGGCTGCCGTAGGGGCGCTGTGCGCCGCCGTCCTGCTCCGCACCTCCCGTGCGGCGACCTCGAGGAGTGTGACGCTGTCATGA